One Kangiella geojedonensis DNA segment encodes these proteins:
- the pgi gene encoding glucose-6-phosphate isomerase — translation MDTHSKVVRALQNLSRDKDLLNLDKLFACDAKRNDWLFKSWEQFTFDFTKQLVSKEILTGLLELAESRKLKNRISGLIAGKPVNTSEDRPALHTALRMPKSKSLVVNQTNVVADVHGSLERVKGIVDKIHSGQWRGYSGKPITDIVNIGVGGSDLGPFMVTNALKDFQADWKNHLDFHFVSSMDGTQIFKLLETLNPETCLFIISSKSFTTIDTFYNANTAMEWMLGACPDKSLVVKQHFIGVSASPDKMNEWGIAADNQLLFWDWVGGRFSLWSAIGLPIALSVGMDNFEALLSGAHEMDKQFATAPFEDNIPVLLGLIGVWNATFLNINAHTVLPYDGRLQFLPNYLTQLEMESNGKAVTMDGKKVEYKTCPILWGDIGPNAQHAFYQLLHQGTQKVSCDFIAPINRYHDTSNGAGTDEFLIKQHKLSLANCLAQSRVLAFGNKAVSDDENLPAHKFYNGNQPSTTILMDELNPYTLGSLIALYEHKVFVMASIWGINPFDQWGVELGKVIAGELLDAIQGDPPAKNLDISTQTLLDTIKNKA, via the coding sequence ATGGATACGCACTCTAAAGTAGTTCGAGCATTGCAAAACCTTTCAAGGGATAAAGACCTATTGAATCTTGATAAGCTATTTGCCTGCGATGCAAAACGTAATGATTGGCTATTTAAATCCTGGGAACAGTTCACTTTTGATTTTACCAAGCAGCTTGTCAGTAAAGAAATCCTTACAGGGCTACTGGAATTAGCTGAATCAAGAAAGTTAAAAAACAGAATATCAGGGTTAATAGCCGGAAAGCCAGTTAATACATCGGAAGACAGACCGGCCCTACACACTGCGCTTAGAATGCCAAAGTCTAAATCGTTAGTGGTTAATCAAACTAATGTGGTTGCAGATGTCCACGGTTCACTCGAAAGAGTAAAAGGTATCGTTGATAAAATTCATAGTGGACAATGGCGCGGATACTCAGGCAAGCCAATTACCGACATAGTTAATATAGGTGTTGGTGGTTCTGACCTTGGACCTTTTATGGTGACTAATGCACTGAAGGACTTTCAGGCAGACTGGAAAAATCATTTAGATTTTCATTTCGTGTCTAGTATGGACGGAACGCAGATTTTCAAGCTTTTAGAGACGCTGAACCCTGAAACCTGTTTGTTCATTATTTCATCAAAGTCATTTACCACAATAGATACCTTCTATAACGCTAACACTGCAATGGAATGGATGCTGGGAGCTTGTCCCGATAAAAGTCTTGTTGTAAAGCAGCACTTTATTGGTGTTTCTGCAAGTCCAGACAAGATGAATGAGTGGGGTATAGCTGCGGATAATCAGTTACTATTTTGGGACTGGGTGGGTGGTCGCTTTTCGCTATGGTCAGCTATTGGGCTGCCAATCGCTTTATCAGTAGGCATGGACAACTTTGAGGCCCTCCTTTCTGGTGCTCACGAGATGGATAAGCAATTTGCTACAGCACCGTTTGAGGATAACATACCAGTGTTATTAGGGCTGATAGGTGTTTGGAATGCAACTTTCTTAAACATAAATGCGCATACAGTGCTTCCTTATGATGGACGGTTACAATTCTTACCAAACTACTTAACCCAGCTCGAAATGGAGAGCAATGGTAAAGCTGTAACTATGGATGGCAAAAAAGTTGAGTATAAAACCTGCCCGATTCTTTGGGGAGATATTGGCCCCAATGCGCAGCATGCTTTTTATCAACTACTACATCAGGGAACGCAAAAAGTCTCCTGTGATTTTATAGCACCAATAAACCGATATCATGATACTAGTAACGGCGCAGGAACTGACGAGTTCCTTATTAAGCAGCATAAATTATCTTTGGCAAACTGCCTTGCACAGTCAAGAGTGTTAGCATTCGGCAACAAAGCCGTTTCAGATGATGAGAACCTACCTGCTCATAAATTTTATAACGGTAACCAGCCCTCCACGACAATTCTAATGGATGAATTGAACCCTTATACTTTAGGATCTTTGATTGCCTTATATGAACATAAAGTTTTTGTGATGGCCTCAATTTGGGGTATAAACCCTTTCGATCAGTGGGGGGTTGAGCTAGGTAAGGTAATTGCTGGAGAACTTCTTGATGCGATTCAGGGGGACCCACCGGCTAAAAACTTAGACATATCTACTCAAACCTTGCTAGATACTATTAAAAACAAGGCTTAG
- a CDS encoding UTP--glucose-1-phosphate uridylyltransferase, protein MKAIIPVAGFGTRMLPASKAIPKEMITLIDRPLIQYVIEEAHAAGITEIILVTHTAKSAIENHFDTNFELEWQLEQKGKLEILDAVRSVCPSGMRISSVRQSRGLGLGHAILCAREMVNSDDIAILLPDVLINNKLSNHATDNLAAMIQRFNIDKAGQVMVEAVSEKDVVKYGVADIEGDITPGTSRPVRGFVEKPAIDKAPSNLAVVGRYVLPKEIWPYLEQAKPGAGGEIQLTDAIDSLVKDGVVEAYYMTGKSHDCGYIQGYVETFIEYANNS, encoded by the coding sequence GTGAAAGCAATAATACCTGTTGCAGGTTTCGGTACAAGAATGTTGCCAGCCTCTAAAGCAATTCCAAAAGAGATGATAACTTTAATAGATCGACCGCTTATTCAGTATGTTATCGAAGAAGCTCACGCAGCCGGAATCACCGAAATTATTTTAGTAACCCATACAGCAAAATCCGCGATTGAAAATCATTTTGATACAAATTTTGAGTTAGAGTGGCAGTTAGAGCAGAAAGGCAAGCTTGAAATACTGGATGCGGTCCGATCTGTTTGTCCTTCTGGTATGAGGATTTCTTCGGTAAGGCAGTCAAGAGGGCTTGGTTTGGGCCATGCTATCTTGTGTGCAAGAGAAATGGTTAATTCAGATGACATTGCCATATTGTTGCCAGATGTGCTTATCAATAATAAGTTGTCAAACCATGCTACTGACAACCTTGCTGCTATGATACAAAGGTTTAATATCGACAAAGCAGGCCAGGTAATGGTTGAAGCTGTTTCTGAAAAAGATGTTGTTAAGTACGGTGTTGCTGATATTGAAGGAGATATAACTCCAGGTACAAGCAGGCCAGTAAGGGGGTTCGTTGAAAAGCCTGCAATTGACAAGGCACCATCGAATTTAGCCGTTGTAGGACGGTATGTACTACCAAAAGAAATCTGGCCTTATTTGGAGCAAGCTAAGCCCGGTGCTGGTGGTGAAATTCAATTGACTGATGCTATTGACTCGTTAGTTAAAGATGGGGTTGTTGAGGCTTATTATATGACGGGAAAAAGTCATGACTGCGGTTACATACAAGGGTATGTTGAAACCTTTATTGAATACGCCAATAATAGCTAA
- a CDS encoding glycosyltransferase family 2 protein — protein sequence MVQNMELVSIIMPAHFAEKHIWSSVESVMKQSHTNWELFIIDDCSKDNTLSVIRNLASQDERIKVVSLEKNVGPAMARNAGLKKARGRYIAFLDSDDYWLPNKLQRSLEAMKNNSADFIYTSYRRVDSENNKLGRFIHVPKSMTYSKLLGNTAITTSTVVYDSSVIGKVYMQDVYYDDFACWLEILKRGGKAYGLNEDLTRYRLTGIDSVSGNKINSAKKVWWQLRHHEKLGLISAIRAFMSYSIRGYLKHRKL from the coding sequence ATGGTTCAGAATATGGAGTTGGTCTCTATAATAATGCCAGCGCATTTCGCTGAGAAGCATATATGGAGTAGCGTTGAGTCTGTGATGAAACAATCACATACTAACTGGGAGTTATTTATAATTGATGATTGCTCCAAAGACAATACTCTAAGTGTTATTCGAAACTTGGCTAGTCAAGATGAAAGGATAAAGGTAGTCTCGCTAGAAAAAAATGTTGGGCCAGCTATGGCCCGGAATGCTGGTTTGAAAAAAGCAAGGGGCCGATATATAGCTTTTTTAGATAGCGATGATTATTGGCTACCAAATAAACTACAAAGAAGCCTCGAGGCAATGAAAAACAATTCTGCTGACTTTATTTACACTTCGTATAGAAGAGTTGATTCTGAGAATAACAAACTCGGACGGTTTATTCATGTTCCTAAATCAATGACCTACTCAAAGCTTCTCGGGAATACAGCTATTACCACTTCTACAGTAGTATACGATTCAAGCGTAATTGGGAAGGTGTATATGCAGGATGTGTATTATGATGATTTTGCCTGCTGGTTAGAGATTTTAAAGCGTGGTGGTAAAGCCTATGGTCTAAATGAAGATCTCACACGATACCGCCTTACAGGAATTGACTCTGTATCTGGCAACAAAATTAACTCAGCAAAAAAAGTTTGGTGGCAGTTAAGGCATCATGAAAAACTTGGCCTGATAAGTGCAATCCGAGCTTTTATGAGCTATTCAATAAGAGGCTACTTGAAGCATCGAAAATTATAA
- a CDS encoding UDP-glucuronic acid decarboxylase family protein, whose product MITARTKSLVTGGAGFLGSNLCKKLIDNGNDVICIDNLHTGRLTNIEGLSTKTNFTFIEHDIRQPLPSILKVDEIYNLACPASPPHYQADPVYTFETSILGVRNVLCHAEKNNAKVLHASTSEVYGDPLVHPQHESYWGNVNPMGIRSCYDEGKRGAETLIHDYALIRGVEAKLVRIFNTYGENMRADDGRVVSNFICQAIKGKDITVYGDGSQTRSFCYVDDLIDGIVAVMESGKVASPYNLGNPNEFSMLELAEVVLKLTGSQSQIIKLPLPKDDPKQRQPVIDKIHKELGWSPKVQLHEGLGATIEYFNNEINQKRFA is encoded by the coding sequence GTGATTACAGCAAGAACAAAAAGCTTAGTAACAGGTGGGGCGGGCTTTTTAGGCTCCAACTTATGTAAAAAGCTAATAGACAATGGCAATGATGTTATTTGTATTGATAATCTTCATACAGGAAGACTAACAAATATTGAAGGTCTAAGTACAAAAACTAATTTTACTTTTATCGAGCATGATATTCGTCAACCATTACCATCAATTCTTAAGGTCGATGAGATTTATAACTTGGCGTGTCCAGCCTCCCCGCCTCACTACCAAGCAGATCCAGTTTATACTTTTGAGACATCGATCCTAGGAGTAAGAAACGTCCTCTGTCACGCTGAAAAAAATAATGCAAAAGTTTTGCACGCATCAACAAGTGAAGTGTATGGTGACCCATTAGTACATCCGCAACATGAGTCATATTGGGGTAACGTAAACCCCATGGGGATTAGGTCCTGTTATGATGAGGGTAAGCGAGGCGCTGAAACCTTAATTCATGATTATGCTCTTATTCGTGGTGTAGAGGCTAAACTTGTACGCATATTTAATACTTATGGTGAAAATATGCGAGCAGATGATGGAAGAGTTGTTAGCAACTTTATTTGTCAAGCTATAAAAGGTAAGGATATAACAGTGTATGGAGATGGAAGCCAGACTAGAAGCTTTTGTTATGTAGATGATTTAATCGATGGGATTGTCGCTGTTATGGAAAGTGGAAAAGTAGCTAGCCCTTATAATTTAGGTAACCCAAATGAGTTTAGCATGCTTGAGCTAGCTGAGGTAGTTCTCAAGTTAACGGGCTCCCAGTCTCAAATCATAAAGCTACCATTACCCAAAGATGACCCAAAACAAAGGCAGCCTGTTATCGACAAAATTCATAAAGAACTTGGTTGGTCGCCCAAAGTACAGTTGCACGAAGGGTTAGGTGCTACTATCGAGTATTTTAATAACGAAATTAACCAAAAACGGTTTGCTTAA
- a CDS encoding nucleotide sugar dehydrogenase → MKIIVVGSGYVGLSNAILLAQHNEVTIIDIDSRKVELLKNGESPIDDSGVKEYLQTKPLNLTAKLGQNGIYKDANYIVVATPTDYDPSTNYFNTKSIEKVVEQALTENQKATIVIKSTIPIGYTDELNKRFCTNRIVFSPEFLREGNALYDNLHPSRIIMGAKTQEAVKYAELVRRGSLSQDVPLLFLGAREAEAVKLFANTYLAMRVAYFNELDSFALQNGLEAKEIIDGVGLEPRIGAHYNNPSFGYGGYCFPKDTKQMLANFDGTPQRLISAIVESNDVRKMFLAESILKMKPSIVGVYRLIMKTGSDNYRSSAVLDVISFLEEKGIEIKIFEPTIKNWRGAASLENDLSEFKDSCDVIIANRLTEEIRDIQDKVYTRDVYGDN, encoded by the coding sequence ATGAAGATTATAGTGGTAGGCTCTGGGTATGTTGGGCTTTCAAATGCCATCTTACTCGCTCAGCACAATGAAGTTACAATAATAGATATAGACTCCAGAAAAGTTGAGCTGCTTAAGAACGGAGAATCTCCTATAGATGATTCAGGCGTAAAAGAGTATTTACAAACGAAGCCTTTGAATTTAACAGCAAAGCTGGGTCAAAACGGCATCTACAAAGATGCAAATTACATAGTGGTTGCTACTCCTACCGATTATGACCCTAGCACAAATTATTTTAATACAAAAAGTATAGAGAAAGTTGTAGAGCAGGCATTAACCGAGAACCAAAAAGCGACTATAGTAATTAAGTCTACAATACCAATTGGTTATACAGATGAATTAAATAAAAGGTTTTGTACAAACAGAATTGTTTTTTCCCCCGAGTTTCTAAGAGAAGGAAATGCACTGTACGATAATTTACATCCATCCCGAATCATAATGGGTGCAAAAACTCAGGAAGCTGTAAAGTACGCGGAGCTAGTAAGAAGAGGCTCTTTATCACAGGATGTTCCGCTGCTATTCCTAGGAGCAAGGGAGGCCGAGGCTGTAAAGCTATTTGCTAATACATATTTAGCAATGCGAGTTGCATATTTTAATGAACTTGATAGCTTCGCACTTCAAAATGGACTTGAGGCAAAGGAGATTATTGATGGTGTTGGTTTGGAGCCAAGAATAGGAGCTCATTATAACAATCCCTCTTTCGGTTATGGTGGATACTGTTTTCCCAAGGATACTAAGCAAATGCTGGCTAATTTTGATGGTACCCCTCAGAGACTAATCAGCGCTATTGTGGAGTCTAACGATGTCAGGAAGATGTTTTTAGCCGAGTCGATCTTAAAGATGAAACCAAGTATTGTCGGTGTCTATAGACTAATTATGAAAACAGGCTCAGATAACTATCGCTCCTCTGCCGTTTTAGATGTTATTAGCTTTTTAGAGGAGAAAGGAATAGAAATAAAAATATTTGAACCTACCATCAAAAATTGGAGAGGGGCGGCAAGTTTAGAGAATGACCTAAGTGAGTTTAAAGATAGTTGTGATGTTATTATTGCAAATCGATTAACGGAAGAAATCAGGGATATTCAAGATAAGGTATACACTAGGGATGTTTATGGTGATAACTAA
- a CDS encoding capsule biosynthesis protein yields the protein MNVGLVNIYAFRPHVEHLYFLSEVLKKDGHNTHFLTCDATLSSCYPRALKQSSKVSECSKCILGGVRSYPVKQISSIANSYSSTLSNSTLNELALSSACTLHRTESEDDYDLEEVKQTIKELSKPISVVYESTVDWIQKNQLDAVIVFNGRMDATRAITFACERLSVPFITHERSWFGDGLRLNPGANCLSIRHVDKLVREYDSKPLTFEQSMLAAKHLAQRFLQANKLEWRLYNANPEPAKWPLSSPGKKILVIPSSKNEFAGHPEWKSGWKSNTQALEDYMEAFDIKPEQVIVRCHPNWSENIGAVTGEKSQQHYSEWAASRGVHVINSDSKLSTYDLIQQADIVIMNGGSSAVEAGACGKEVVCLGPSPYMSCGFVKTFLNQDDLSSEWAGKVKTKTEIIQSTLRYMYLRARRFPQYVDNVIANTTTDYSYYEGADSRVLIDMFKSEVVEAYDKEFGASDEAELKVVEKVRSKEWRELTKYEPSIKLGPSINISRKKSLKFIDYVRSKIKRGDR from the coding sequence ATGAACGTAGGCTTAGTCAATATTTATGCTTTTAGGCCCCATGTTGAGCACCTATACTTTCTTTCAGAAGTACTAAAGAAAGATGGACACAATACACACTTTTTAACCTGCGATGCTACACTATCGAGTTGTTATCCTAGGGCCCTAAAGCAGTCATCAAAGGTTTCAGAGTGTAGCAAGTGTATTTTAGGTGGGGTGAGAAGTTATCCAGTTAAACAAATTTCAAGCATAGCCAATAGTTATAGTAGTACCTTATCGAACTCAACATTAAATGAGCTCGCCTTATCAAGTGCCTGCACTTTACATAGAACAGAAAGTGAAGATGATTATGATTTAGAGGAAGTTAAACAAACAATCAAGGAACTGTCTAAGCCCATCTCTGTCGTTTATGAGTCCACTGTTGACTGGATCCAAAAGAACCAGTTAGATGCTGTGATAGTCTTTAATGGCCGTATGGATGCCACTCGAGCTATAACTTTTGCATGTGAAAGGCTAAGCGTTCCTTTTATTACACATGAAAGATCTTGGTTTGGAGATGGGCTCAGGTTAAATCCAGGAGCAAACTGCTTATCGATACGGCATGTTGATAAGCTGGTTCGTGAATATGACTCGAAGCCACTAACCTTCGAGCAGTCAATGCTTGCTGCTAAACATTTAGCACAAAGGTTTTTACAGGCTAATAAGTTAGAGTGGCGATTATATAATGCTAACCCTGAGCCTGCTAAATGGCCTCTTTCATCACCGGGAAAAAAAATACTGGTCATTCCAAGTAGCAAAAATGAATTTGCAGGTCACCCGGAATGGAAAAGTGGGTGGAAATCTAATACTCAGGCCTTAGAGGATTATATGGAAGCGTTTGATATTAAGCCAGAGCAAGTAATTGTCAGGTGCCACCCTAACTGGTCAGAGAATATTGGAGCTGTAACTGGTGAAAAGTCACAGCAACATTACTCGGAATGGGCCGCCAGTCGTGGAGTACATGTAATTAATAGTGATAGTAAGTTAAGCACTTATGACCTTATACAACAAGCTGATATTGTAATAATGAACGGTGGCTCTTCAGCAGTAGAAGCGGGCGCATGTGGCAAAGAGGTTGTTTGCTTAGGTCCATCACCATATATGAGTTGTGGGTTCGTAAAAACTTTTCTTAATCAAGACGACTTAAGTTCCGAGTGGGCAGGTAAAGTTAAAACTAAAACCGAAATTATTCAGTCGACATTAAGGTATATGTATTTAAGGGCAAGAAGGTTCCCTCAATATGTTGATAATGTTATTGCCAATACAACTACAGACTACTCATATTATGAGGGTGCAGATTCTCGTGTCTTAATTGATATGTTTAAAAGTGAAGTTGTAGAAGCGTACGACAAAGAGTTTGGTGCCTCTGACGAGGCTGAATTAAAGGTGGTAGAGAAAGTAAGGTCGAAAGAGTGGAGGGAGTTGACCAAGTATGAACCAAGTATAAAGTTAGGCCCAAGCATTAATATATCAAGAAAGAAGAGCTTAAAGTTTATTGATTATGTTCGATCTAAAATCAAGCGCGGTGATCGTTAA
- the pseI gene encoding pseudaminic acid synthase yields MSKTLTIDGRVIGEGFAPYIIAEMSANHNGDINKGFRIIEEAKKAGADAVKIQTYRPDTITLDSNLPDFMITDGLWAGRNLYELYEWAHTPWEWHKPLFEHARKLGITIFSSPFDTTAVDLLEDLNSPAYKIASFEAIDLPLIKYVANTGKPMIISTGMADAEEIQEAIEAAREGGCKELAILHCVSGYPAPAADYNLRTIKDMAKRYGLVTGLSDHTLDNTTAITSVALGASIIEKHFTLDRSGGGPDDSFSLEPLELEALCRDTKTAWQALGEVNYGRKSSEQGNVKFRRSLYFVKDLKAGETITEDAIRSVRPGFGLAPKYLDEVIGKKVKCDVKSATAVGWDILVQL; encoded by the coding sequence ATGAGTAAAACACTAACTATTGATGGTCGAGTGATTGGGGAGGGCTTTGCTCCTTATATAATAGCAGAGATGTCAGCGAATCATAACGGAGACATAAATAAGGGCTTTCGTATTATAGAGGAAGCAAAAAAAGCAGGTGCAGATGCCGTCAAAATTCAAACCTATCGTCCTGACACCATAACTCTGGACAGTAATTTACCAGATTTTATGATTACTGATGGTTTGTGGGCAGGACGCAATTTATATGAACTGTACGAGTGGGCTCATACCCCATGGGAATGGCATAAACCATTGTTTGAGCATGCTCGTAAGTTAGGGATTACTATTTTCAGTTCTCCATTTGATACAACTGCCGTAGACTTACTTGAAGACCTTAATTCACCAGCCTATAAAATTGCTTCGTTTGAAGCAATAGACTTACCCTTGATTAAATATGTCGCAAACACAGGCAAGCCGATGATTATTTCAACGGGAATGGCTGATGCTGAAGAAATTCAAGAGGCAATAGAAGCTGCGCGTGAAGGAGGATGTAAAGAGCTAGCTATATTGCATTGTGTTAGCGGTTATCCCGCTCCAGCTGCAGACTATAACTTACGCACCATTAAGGATATGGCGAAACGCTATGGACTAGTTACTGGTTTATCAGATCATACTTTAGATAATACAACTGCAATCACTAGCGTTGCGTTAGGTGCATCAATAATAGAAAAACACTTTACACTAGACCGTAGTGGCGGAGGACCTGACGACAGCTTCTCGCTAGAGCCCTTAGAACTAGAAGCATTGTGCCGTGATACGAAAACTGCATGGCAAGCCTTGGGTGAAGTCAATTACGGTCGCAAATCAAGTGAGCAAGGAAATGTTAAATTCAGACGCTCGTTATATTTTGTAAAAGACCTAAAAGCTGGTGAAACCATCACTGAAGACGCTATAAGAAGTGTAAGGCCAGGGTTTGGTTTAGCGCCTAAATATTTAGATGAGGTTATCGGTAAGAAAGTTAAGTGTGATGTAAAGAGTGCCACGGCTGTTGGTTGGGACATATTAGTACAACTATAA
- a CDS encoding formyltransferase family protein yields the protein MRISVLCSDEKHPINAYLLEWIEQRSANHSIELVRRKDKLSGGDILFLISCSELITKAERNKYKASLVIHASDLPKGRGWSPHIWQILEGNEDITVSLLEAEDKVDSGRIWKKVSFKVSSNALWDEINESLFKVEIELMEFAIREFSTVEPQEQSKQFAATYYPKRTPADSQVDPNRTIAEQFDCIRVCDPNRFPAFFKLRGRKYIIKLEKVDE from the coding sequence ATGCGTATTAGTGTGTTATGTAGTGATGAAAAGCATCCTATCAATGCTTATTTGCTAGAGTGGATCGAGCAAAGATCTGCTAACCATTCGATTGAGCTTGTGAGAAGAAAAGACAAGTTATCTGGTGGAGATATATTATTCTTGATTTCGTGTTCAGAGCTAATTACCAAAGCAGAACGTAATAAATATAAAGCTAGCCTTGTGATACATGCAAGTGACTTACCAAAGGGTAGAGGTTGGAGCCCTCATATTTGGCAAATTCTAGAAGGCAACGAAGACATTACTGTGAGCCTACTCGAAGCTGAAGACAAAGTTGATAGCGGGCGAATCTGGAAGAAGGTTAGCTTCAAAGTATCTAGCAATGCATTATGGGATGAAATTAACGAAAGTCTTTTTAAAGTAGAGATTGAGCTTATGGAGTTTGCCATAAGAGAGTTTTCTACAGTAGAACCTCAAGAACAAAGTAAGCAATTCGCAGCTACCTATTACCCTAAAAGAACGCCAGCAGATAGCCAAGTTGATCCCAATAGGACTATTGCTGAGCAGTTCGATTGCATTCGTGTGTGTGATCCAAATAGATTTCCTGCATTTTTTAAACTAAGAGGTAGGAAGTATATAATTAAGTTGGAGAAAGTTGATGAGTAA
- the pseG gene encoding UDP-2,4-diacetamido-2,4,6-trideoxy-beta-L-altropyranose hydrolase yields the protein MKVVFRVDASTQMGSGHVMRCLTLANALRERGGACQFICREHNGNLIEFVETQGHIVHSLRELDKNSERTGNKKGDQELAHSSWLGATQEEDAAECQRILKSINPHWLIVDHYALDATWQKLLRPYYNKLMVIDDLADRHHLCDILLDQTYGREVSDYTGLVPEKCELLCGAQYALLRSEFTEWRNFSLARRKAKAGTIKNILINLGGVDNDNITSKILLNIADSDLPADTEFTVVMGATAPHIEAVIAQAHKMPWQTEVKVGVNNMAELMANSDLAIGAAGATSWERCCLGLPTIMIVIAENQRKIANELEYAGAAVAVDKNRIEHTSILVEKSLKPKQVIQLSFQAKSICDGSGTSRVIKQLFGKKYAY from the coding sequence ATGAAAGTTGTTTTCCGTGTTGATGCCTCTACACAAATGGGCTCAGGTCATGTTATGCGCTGCCTCACTTTGGCTAATGCTTTGCGAGAAAGAGGTGGAGCCTGTCAGTTTATTTGCCGTGAACACAATGGCAACCTTATAGAATTTGTTGAGACACAGGGGCACATTGTGCATAGTCTTAGAGAGCTTGATAAAAACTCAGAAAGGACTGGTAATAAAAAAGGTGATCAAGAATTAGCCCACAGCTCTTGGTTGGGCGCTACTCAGGAAGAAGATGCTGCTGAATGTCAGCGAATTTTAAAGTCCATTAATCCCCACTGGCTGATAGTTGATCATTATGCACTAGATGCAACGTGGCAAAAATTGTTAAGACCATACTACAACAAACTGATGGTCATTGATGATTTGGCTGACAGACATCATTTATGCGATATTTTGCTAGATCAAACGTACGGCCGAGAGGTTTCAGATTATACAGGTCTGGTCCCAGAGAAATGTGAATTGCTTTGTGGTGCACAATATGCTTTATTGCGCTCAGAATTTACCGAATGGCGAAACTTCAGTCTAGCAAGAAGAAAAGCTAAAGCTGGTACTATCAAGAATATTTTGATTAATTTAGGTGGCGTTGATAATGATAACATCACCAGTAAAATCTTATTGAACATAGCTGATTCCGACTTACCTGCAGACACTGAGTTCACAGTTGTTATGGGTGCTACAGCACCTCATATAGAAGCTGTTATAGCACAAGCTCATAAAATGCCTTGGCAAACAGAGGTCAAGGTTGGAGTTAACAATATGGCAGAGTTGATGGCTAACAGTGACTTAGCTATAGGTGCCGCTGGAGCAACATCTTGGGAGAGGTGTTGTTTAGGATTGCCAACTATAATGATTGTCATTGCTGAAAATCAAAGAAAAATAGCGAATGAACTAGAATACGCTGGTGCTGCTGTGGCCGTTGATAAAAATCGCATTGAGCATACTTCTATACTAGTCGAGAAGAGTCTAAAGCCAAAACAAGTAATTCAACTGAGCTTTCAGGCTAAAAGTATTTGTGATGGTTCAGGAACCAGCAGAGTTATAAAGCAGTTATTCGGAAAAAAATATGCGTATTAG
- the pseF gene encoding pseudaminic acid cytidylyltransferase, translating into MRVAVIPARGGSKRIPRKNIKEFFDKPMIAWSIEAARKSQCFERIIVSTDDSEIAEVAKQYGAEVPFMRPKSLSDDYTGTIPVIKQAIEWLADNEQHPSLVCCLYATAPFVEAEDIQRGLIEVTQSGVEYAFTVTSYAFPIQRALRVDKKSGLEMFHPEHFNTRSQDLEEAYHDAGQFYWGTTEAWLAEKVIFGSSSRPVFLPRHRVQDIDTPEDWERAEYLYKAMQK; encoded by the coding sequence ATGAGGGTAGCTGTTATTCCTGCTCGTGGTGGTAGTAAACGTATCCCGCGCAAAAACATCAAAGAGTTTTTTGACAAACCAATGATTGCTTGGTCGATTGAAGCTGCAAGAAAGAGTCAGTGCTTCGAACGTATTATCGTATCGACGGATGACAGCGAAATAGCAGAGGTAGCCAAGCAATATGGGGCAGAAGTACCTTTTATGCGCCCTAAAAGTTTGTCCGATGACTACACAGGCACAATCCCAGTTATTAAACAGGCAATTGAATGGCTTGCAGATAACGAGCAACATCCAAGCCTTGTTTGCTGCCTTTACGCAACGGCTCCCTTTGTTGAAGCAGAGGATATCCAACGGGGATTAATAGAGGTGACTCAATCTGGAGTTGAATATGCATTCACTGTAACAAGTTATGCATTCCCAATTCAGAGAGCCTTAAGAGTTGATAAAAAGTCAGGTCTTGAAATGTTCCATCCAGAGCACTTTAATACTCGCTCTCAGGACCTAGAAGAAGCCTATCACGATGCAGGTCAGTTTTACTGGGGAACAACGGAAGCTTGGTTGGCTGAAAAAGTTATATTTGGTTCATCGTCTAGGCCCGTTTTTCTACCTCGTCATCGTGTCCAGGATATTGATACTCCTGAAGACTGGGAGCGAGCAGAGTATTTATATAAAGCAATGCAAAAATGA